One stretch of Chiroxiphia lanceolata isolate bChiLan1 chromosome 1, bChiLan1.pri, whole genome shotgun sequence DNA includes these proteins:
- the LOC116794417 gene encoding feather keratin B-4-like has protein sequence MACYDLCRPCGPTPLANSCNEPCVRQCQDSTVLIQPSPVRVTFPGPIMTSFPQSSFVGSTAGAALGTELNVQGQPISGGFGAAGYGLGYGRGFGYGLGGLGCGLAGLGCSGTC, from the coding sequence ATGGCCTGCTACGACCTCTGCCGCCCCTGCGGAcccaccccgctggccaacagctgcaacgagccctgtgtcaggcagtgccaggactccaccgtcctcatccagccctcccccgtccgcgtcaccttcccagggcccatcatgacctccttcccccagagctccTTCGTTGGATCCaccgcaggggctgccctgggcacggagctcaacgtccagggacagcccatctCCGGCGGCTTTGGGGCCGCAGGCTACGGCCTGGGCTATGGCCGTGGCTTTGGCTACGGCCTGGGAGGCCTGGGCTGTGGTCTGGCAGGTCTTGGCTGCTCCGGCACCTGCTGA
- the LOC116789635 gene encoding feather keratin B-4-like yields MACYDLCRPCGPTPLANSCNEPCVRQCQDSTVLIQPSPVRITFPGPIMTSFPQSSFVGSTAGAALGTELNVQGQPISGGFGAAGYGLGYGRGFGYGLGGLGCYANRGCYGTC; encoded by the coding sequence ATGGCCTGCTACGACCTCTGCCGCCCCTGCGGAcccaccccgctggccaacagctgcaacgagccctgtgtcaggcagtgccaggactccaccgtcctcatccagccctcccccgtccgcatcaccttcccagggcccatcatgacctccttcccccagagctccTTCGTTGGATCCaccgcaggggctgccctgggcacggagctcaacgtccagggacagcccatctCCGGCGGCTTTGGGGCCGCAGGCTACGGCCTGGGCTATGGCCGTGGCTTTGGCTACGGCCTGGGAGGCCTGGGCTGCTACGCCAACAGGGGCTGCTACGGCACCTGCTGA
- the LOC116794464 gene encoding feather keratin B-4-like — protein MACYDLCRPCGPTPLANSCNEPCVRQCQDSTVLIQPSPVRVTFPGPIMTSFPQSSFVGSTAGAALGTELNVQGQPISGGFGAGGYGLGYGRGFGYGLGGLGCGLAGLGCSGTC, from the coding sequence ATGGCCTGCTACGACCTCTGCCGCCCCTGCGGAcccaccccgctggccaacagctgcaacgagccctgtgtcaggcagtgccaggactccaccgtcctcatccagccctcccccgtccgcgtcaccttcccagggcccatcatgacctccttcccccagagctccTTTGTTGGATCCaccgcaggggctgccctgggcacggagctcaacgtccagggacagcccatctCTGGCGGCTTTGGGGCCGGAGGCTACGGCCTGGGCTATGGCCGTGGCTTTGGCTACGGCCTGGGAGGCCTGGGCTGTGGTCTGGCAGGCCTGGGCTGCTCCGGCACCTGCTGA
- the LOC116789660 gene encoding feather keratin 2-like — translation MACYDLCRPCGPTPLANSCNEPCVRQCQDSTVLIQPSPVRVTFPGPIMTSFPQSSFVGSTAGAALGTELNVQGQPISGGFGVAGYGLGYGRGFGYGLGVGYGLGGLGCYANRGCYGTC, via the exons ATGGCCTGCTACGACCTCTGCCGCCCCTGCGGAcccaccccgctggccaacagctgcaacgagccctgtgtcaggcagtgccaggactccaccgtcctcatccagccctcccccgtccgcgtcaccttcccagggcccatcatgacctccttcccccagagctccTTCGTTGGATCCaccgcaggggctgccctgggcacggagctcaacgtccagggacagcccatctCCGGCGGCTTTGGGGTCGCAGGCTACGGCCTGGGCTATGGCCGTGGCTTTGGCTACGGCCTGGGAG TTGGCTACGGCCTGGGAGGCCTGGGCTGCTACGCCAACAGGGGCTGCTACGGCACCTGCTGA
- the LOC116789662 gene encoding feather keratin B-4-like — translation MACYDLCRPCGPTPLANSCNEPCVRQCQDSTVLIQPSPVRVTFPGPIMTSFPQSSAVGSTAGAALGTELNVQGQPISGGFGAAGYGLGYGRGFGYGLGGLGCSGTC, via the coding sequence ATGGCCTGCTACGACCTCTGCCGCCCCTGCGGAcccaccccgctggccaacagctgcaacgagccctgtgtcaggcagtgccaggactccaccgtcctcatccagccctcccccgtccgcgtcaccttcccagggcccatcatgacctccttcccccagagctccGCCGTCGGATCCaccgcaggggctgccctgggcacggagctcaacgtccagggacagcccatctCCGGCGGCTTTGGGGCCGCAGGCTACGGCCTGGGCTATGGCCGTGGCTTTGGCTACGGCCTGGGAGGCCTGGGCTGCTCCGGCACCTGCTGA
- the LOC116789654 gene encoding feather keratin B-4-like: MACYDLCRPCGPTPLANSCNEPCVRQCQDSTVLIQPSPVRVTFPGPIMTSFPQSSFVGSTAGAALGTELNVQGQPISGGFGAGGYGLGYGRGFGYGLGGLGCYANRGCYGTC, translated from the coding sequence ATGGCCTGCTACGACCTCTGCCGCCCCTGCGGAcccaccccgctggccaacagctgcaacgagccctgtgtcaggcagtgccaggactccaccgtcctcatccagccctcccccgtccgcgtcaccttcccagggcccatcatgacctccttcccccagagctccTTCGTTGGATCCaccgcaggggctgccctgggcacggagctcaacgtccagggacagcccatctCCGGCGGCTTTGGGGCAGGAGGCTACGGCCTGGGCTATGGCCGTGGCTTTGGCTACGGCCTGGGAGGCCTGGGCTGCTACGCCAACAGGGGCTGCTACGGCACCTGCTGA
- the LOC116789619 gene encoding feather keratin B-4-like produces the protein MACYDLCRPCGPTPLANSCNEPCVRQCQDSTVLIQPSPVRVTFPGPIMTSFPQTSAVGSTAGAALGTELNVQGQPISGGFGAAGYGLGYGRGFGYGLGGLGCYANRGCYGTC, from the coding sequence ATGGCCTGCTACGACCTCTGCCGCCCCTGCGGAcccaccccgctggccaacagctgcaacgagccctgtgtcaggcagtgccaggactccaccgtcctcatccagccctcccccgtccgcgtcaccttcccagggcccatcatgacctccttcccccagaccTCCGCCGTCGGATCCaccgcaggggctgccctgggcacggagctcaacgtccagggacagcccatctCCGGCGGCTTTGGGGCCGCAGGCTACGGCCTGGGCTATGGCCGTGGCTTTGGCTACGGCCTGGGAGGCCTGGGCTGCTACGCCAACAGGGGCTGCTATGGCACCTGCTGA
- the LOC116789586 gene encoding feather keratin B-4-like, which yields MACYDLCRPCGPTPLANSCNEPCVRQCQDSTVLIQPSPVRVTFPGPIMTSFPQSSFVGSTAGAALGTELNVQGQPISGGFGAAGYGLGYGRGFGYGLGGLGCGLAGLGCSGTC from the coding sequence ATGGCCTGCTACGACCTCTGCCGCCCCTGCGGAcccaccccgctggccaacagctgcaacgagccctgtgtcaggcagtgccaggactccaccgtcctcatccagccctcccccgtccgcgtcaccttcccagggcccatcatgacctccttcccccagagctccTTCGTTGGATCCaccgcaggggctgccctgggcacggagctcaacgtccagggacagcccatctCCGGTGGCTTTGGGGCCGCAGGCTACGGCCTGGGCTATGGCCGTGGCTTTGGCTACGGCCTGGGAGGCCTGGGCTGTGGCCTGGCAGGCCTGGGCTGCTCCGGCACCTGCTGA